A window of Mucilaginibacter sp. PAMC 26640 contains these coding sequences:
- a CDS encoding bile acid 7-alpha-dehydratase: MDINELQDRVSLRELIDTVSILGDRKDFNAQVQLFTEDAVSETFAEEASILKLKGRKEMAEAFDDFLKDFETVYHFNGQQVLTIDGDEALGTCYCQVTLIGQENGKKIKTTIGAIYKDNYIRMGNQWLISKRVGTFDWQDKTEV; encoded by the coding sequence GTGGATATTAATGAATTACAAGACAGGGTATCTCTTCGGGAACTTATTGATACCGTATCGATTCTTGGGGATAGAAAAGATTTTAACGCTCAGGTGCAACTGTTTACTGAAGATGCGGTTTCAGAAACATTTGCTGAGGAGGCGTCCATACTGAAACTAAAAGGCAGAAAAGAAATGGCGGAAGCCTTCGACGATTTCCTTAAAGATTTTGAAACCGTTTATCATTTTAACGGGCAGCAGGTGTTGACCATCGATGGTGACGAAGCTTTGGGGACATGCTATTGTCAGGTTACCTTGATTGGCCAAGAGAATGGTAAAAAAATAAAGACCACTATCGGTGCTATTTATAAAGATAACTACATCCGTATGGGTAACCAGTGGTTGATCTCGAAGCGGGTAGGGACCTTTGACTGGCAGGATAAAACTGAAGTTTAA
- a CDS encoding short-chain dehydrogenase, with product MSDKLENKVVIVTGAAKGIGAGIAKQMAASGAKVVMNYASGKESADKVVTEIKKTGGNAVAIQGDMSKHADVIKLFQGTLKEFGGFDVSVNNAGIYEFALLDQFTEESYRRIFDINVLGILLTTQEAVKFLISKGGSIINIRSFASARPEPYSVAYAASKGAVDSITRALSQELAPQKIRVNAILPGGVFTEGVAKLGADAESDAIKQMIARSAMGRMATPDDIGKMAVFLASDDSYIITGQFIEVSGGFK from the coding sequence ATGAGCGATAAATTAGAGAATAAAGTAGTGATTGTAACTGGAGCCGCAAAAGGGATCGGCGCTGGAATTGCAAAACAAATGGCAGCATCAGGTGCAAAAGTTGTGATGAATTATGCTTCTGGTAAAGAAAGTGCCGACAAGGTCGTAACTGAAATTAAAAAAACCGGTGGGAACGCCGTTGCGATTCAGGGTGATATGTCAAAACATGCGGATGTGATAAAGCTTTTCCAGGGAACTCTAAAAGAATTCGGCGGATTTGATGTATCGGTAAACAATGCAGGTATTTACGAGTTTGCATTATTAGATCAATTTACGGAAGAATCGTACCGAAGGATTTTTGATATCAATGTTTTAGGTATCTTGCTGACTACTCAGGAAGCGGTAAAGTTTTTGATTAGTAAAGGGGGGAGTATTATTAACATCAGATCTTTCGCCAGTGCAAGGCCTGAACCTTATTCCGTGGCTTATGCAGCCTCTAAAGGTGCGGTTGATTCTATTACCAGGGCTTTGTCCCAGGAATTAGCTCCGCAAAAGATCCGCGTAAATGCCATCCTGCCTGGAGGCGTTTTCACCGAAGGTGTAGCAAAACTTGGAGCAGACGCGGAATCAGATGCCATTAAACAAATGATTGCCAGAAGCGCAATGGGGCGTATGGCTACCCCTGATGATATCGGGAAAATGGCGGTTTTCCTTGCCTCTGATGATTCATACATCATTACCGGTCAATTCATTGAAGTGTCCGGGGGCTTTAAGTGA